In Paludisphaera rhizosphaerae, one DNA window encodes the following:
- the glmS gene encoding glutamine--fructose-6-phosphate transaminase (isomerizing) produces MCGIVGYTGSKDADSILVAGLRRLEYRGYDSAGLAAVQDGVIEVRKQAGRVQVLEDLLRQQPIRAANGVSHTRWATHGPANDVNAHPHVGGRAGKRSVAVVHNGVVENHAALRRELEAEGFVFRSQTDTEVVAHLMARELERGDAPMDALLRVLPRLEGTYGLAMVMADRPGELLGARLGSPLVVGVGEGEHFLASDPVAIAQHTANVAFLQDGEVVRLTPRDFEIHHRERGLITPRIDRIDWKPDAVELGGHAHYMLKEIREQPDTVLNACRGRLVRAEGSSRLGGLNMTAQQLRRVRRVVFAACGTSWHAALVGEYLIERLAHLPVEVEYASEFRYRNAPLDDRTLVFVLSQSGETADTLGALREARRLGHRTLGIVNTVSSTIARESDGGVYLHAGPEVGVASTKAFSAQVAVLTLLALHLGRLRGLSFAGGTAILEALEAVPSLIGEALKSEPEIERAAERIAQAQSVLYLGRDIHYPVALEGALKLKEISYIHAEGYPTAEMKHGPIALIDPQTPSVFVAPRGPLHAKTLSNIEEVRARRGPVVSVGVAGDEELARLSDAVLTIPDAPEVVQPLLTVVPLQLLAYHVARIKGCDIDKPRNLAKSVTVE; encoded by the coding sequence ATGTGCGGAATCGTCGGCTACACGGGTTCCAAGGATGCCGATTCGATCCTCGTCGCGGGACTGCGACGTCTGGAGTACCGGGGATACGACAGCGCCGGGCTGGCTGCGGTCCAGGACGGCGTGATCGAGGTCCGAAAGCAGGCTGGACGAGTGCAGGTGCTGGAAGACCTGCTCCGCCAGCAGCCGATTCGGGCTGCCAACGGCGTCAGCCACACGCGATGGGCGACCCACGGCCCGGCGAACGACGTGAACGCCCACCCTCACGTCGGTGGACGCGCCGGGAAGCGATCGGTGGCCGTCGTCCATAACGGAGTCGTCGAAAACCACGCGGCGCTCCGGCGAGAGTTGGAGGCTGAGGGCTTCGTCTTCCGCAGTCAGACCGATACCGAGGTCGTCGCCCACCTGATGGCCCGCGAACTCGAACGCGGCGACGCCCCCATGGACGCCCTGCTCCGCGTCCTGCCGCGACTCGAAGGAACCTACGGCCTGGCGATGGTCATGGCCGACCGCCCCGGCGAGTTGCTCGGCGCGCGGCTGGGGAGCCCGCTCGTGGTCGGCGTCGGCGAGGGAGAACACTTCCTGGCGAGCGACCCCGTCGCCATCGCCCAGCACACGGCGAACGTGGCGTTCCTCCAGGACGGCGAGGTGGTCCGGCTCACGCCGCGCGATTTCGAGATCCACCACCGCGAGCGCGGGCTGATCACCCCTCGGATCGACCGGATCGACTGGAAGCCGGACGCCGTTGAGCTGGGAGGCCACGCCCACTACATGCTCAAGGAGATCCGCGAGCAGCCCGACACCGTTCTCAACGCCTGCCGCGGCCGACTCGTCCGCGCCGAGGGCTCGTCGCGGCTCGGCGGCCTGAACATGACGGCTCAGCAGCTTCGACGGGTGCGCCGGGTCGTGTTCGCGGCCTGCGGCACGAGCTGGCACGCGGCGCTCGTGGGCGAGTACCTGATCGAACGCCTGGCCCATCTCCCCGTCGAGGTCGAATACGCCAGCGAGTTCCGCTACCGCAATGCTCCGCTGGATGATCGCACCCTGGTCTTCGTCCTCAGCCAGTCCGGCGAGACGGCCGACACGCTGGGAGCCCTCCGCGAAGCCCGACGACTGGGGCATCGAACGCTCGGAATCGTCAACACGGTCAGCAGCACGATCGCCCGAGAGTCCGACGGCGGCGTCTATCTGCACGCGGGGCCCGAGGTGGGCGTCGCCAGCACCAAGGCGTTCTCAGCGCAGGTCGCCGTCCTCACGCTGCTGGCGCTGCACCTGGGCCGGCTGCGGGGACTTTCGTTCGCCGGGGGAACGGCAATCCTGGAGGCCCTTGAGGCCGTGCCGTCCTTGATCGGCGAGGCCCTCAAATCCGAGCCCGAAATCGAACGCGCCGCCGAGCGGATCGCCCAGGCGCAGAGCGTCCTCTACCTGGGCCGAGACATCCACTATCCCGTGGCGTTGGAAGGCGCGCTCAAGCTCAAGGAGATCAGCTACATCCACGCCGAGGGTTATCCCACAGCCGAGATGAAACACGGCCCGATCGCGCTGATCGACCCTCAGACGCCCTCGGTGTTCGTCGCCCCGCGAGGTCCGCTGCACGCCAAGACGCTCAGCAACATTGAGGAAGTCCGCGCTCGTCGGGGACCCGTCGTGAGCGTCGGCGTGGCGGGCGACGAGGAGCTGGCTCGCCTCTCAGACGCTGTGCTGACGATCCCCGACGCCCCCGAGGTCGTCCAACCCCTTTTGACCGTCGTGCCGCTGCAACTCCTGGCCTATCATGTCGCCCGGATCAAGGGCTGTGACATCGACAAGCCGAGGAACCTGGCCAAGAGCGTGACGGTGGAATGA
- a CDS encoding sugar phosphate isomerase/epimerase family protein, which produces MTTRSDAILSRRTLLGGGLAALGVLAVGRPSFAAALAKAPFRLGLQSYSLRGYKEGGKSSFEKALGVANGLGVHYLEAYPGHIPTTEDAGAIAHAKDMLKKADAEVVGYGVVHFKKGDPANRKTFEFAKAMGIEYISADPDPDSFDELDRLTEEFKIGVGIHNHGPGHRYDLIDVVAKAIKGHSELIGCCIDCGHFLRSKEDPVRAAEVFGKRVFGVHLKDVKDAKTFTVLGKGDLNYPGLFKVLKADDYRGLVALEYEENESNPADDIRVCLEEAYKALEAL; this is translated from the coding sequence ATGACGACGCGATCCGACGCGATCCTCTCCCGACGCACGCTGCTGGGCGGCGGCCTGGCGGCCCTGGGCGTGCTGGCCGTCGGCCGCCCCTCCTTCGCGGCCGCCCTCGCCAAGGCTCCGTTCCGCCTCGGCCTGCAAAGCTACTCGCTGCGGGGCTACAAGGAAGGGGGCAAGTCCAGTTTCGAGAAGGCGCTGGGCGTCGCCAACGGGCTGGGGGTCCATTATCTGGAAGCCTATCCCGGCCACATCCCCACGACCGAAGACGCCGGCGCGATCGCGCACGCCAAGGACATGCTCAAGAAAGCGGACGCCGAGGTGGTCGGCTATGGCGTCGTCCACTTCAAGAAGGGCGACCCGGCCAACCGCAAGACGTTCGAGTTCGCCAAGGCGATGGGGATCGAGTACATCTCGGCCGACCCCGATCCGGACAGCTTTGACGAGCTGGACAGGCTGACCGAAGAGTTCAAGATCGGCGTGGGCATCCACAACCACGGCCCCGGCCACCGCTACGACCTGATCGACGTCGTCGCCAAGGCGATCAAGGGACACAGCGAGTTGATCGGCTGCTGCATCGACTGCGGCCACTTCCTCCGATCCAAGGAAGATCCCGTCCGCGCCGCCGAGGTTTTCGGCAAGCGCGTCTTCGGCGTCCATCTGAAGGACGTGAAGGACGCCAAGACCTTCACCGTCCTGGGCAAGGGAGACCTCAACTACCCTGGCCTGTTCAAGGTCCTGAAGGCCGACGACTACCGGGGCCTCGTCGCCCTCGAATACGAAGAGAATGAGAGCAACCCGGCCGACGACATCCGCGTCTGCCTGGAAGAAGCCTACAAGGCCCTTGAAGCTCTCTAA
- a CDS encoding TlpA family protein disulfide reductase: MDFRRRGMGLIAVSLVLASASTSRAQAPATESVAEILNRNDRTLVRELSEYLIRSPKAEDRDQAYAALFNKAIEHDWFVENQESAERYLKEQPEGPVRSLAQVIAVMAKAKAKQFPEALSRYKELMQGLTMAEQEEFAASFSETFAASAVAAGEIETAAQVYQTLAAKFPDSAALKLKVETELGRLARVGKPAPAVEAQDVEGKTVRLADLRGKYVLVDFWATWCMPNLAELPRLQEAYKKYHGSGFEIVSVSLDDTRTAVADFVKTRKLPWIQLHNATAGADLVEAFGVSSIPATYLIDPQGTIIRLDLRGGALDEALSRTLRPAG, translated from the coding sequence GTGGACTTTCGCCGTCGCGGAATGGGATTGATTGCCGTGTCGTTGGTTCTGGCGTCGGCGTCCACGTCGCGGGCCCAGGCTCCGGCGACGGAGAGCGTCGCCGAAATCCTCAACCGCAACGACCGGACCCTCGTTCGCGAGTTGAGCGAGTACCTGATCCGCAGTCCGAAAGCGGAGGACCGCGATCAGGCCTACGCCGCACTCTTCAACAAGGCGATCGAACACGACTGGTTCGTTGAGAATCAGGAATCCGCCGAGCGCTATCTCAAGGAACAGCCTGAAGGGCCCGTCCGCTCGCTGGCGCAGGTCATCGCCGTGATGGCGAAGGCAAAGGCCAAGCAGTTTCCCGAGGCTCTGTCGCGTTACAAGGAACTGATGCAAGGCCTGACGATGGCCGAGCAGGAGGAGTTCGCCGCGAGCTTCTCCGAGACCTTCGCCGCATCGGCCGTCGCCGCCGGCGAGATCGAGACCGCCGCCCAGGTGTACCAGACGCTCGCGGCCAAGTTCCCCGATAGCGCGGCGCTCAAGCTGAAGGTTGAGACCGAGCTAGGCCGCCTGGCTCGCGTCGGCAAGCCTGCGCCCGCGGTGGAAGCTCAGGACGTCGAGGGGAAGACCGTTCGGCTGGCGGACCTTCGCGGCAAGTACGTTCTGGTCGACTTCTGGGCGACCTGGTGCATGCCCAACCTCGCAGAACTTCCCCGCCTTCAAGAGGCTTACAAGAAGTATCACGGCTCCGGCTTCGAGATCGTCAGCGTCAGCCTGGACGATACGCGAACGGCCGTGGCCGACTTCGTGAAAACCCGCAAGTTGCCCTGGATCCAGCTCCACAACGCGACGGCGGGCGCGGATCTGGTGGAGGCCTTCGGCGTCAGCTCGATCCCGGCCACCTATCTGATCGATCCGCAGGGGACGATCATTCGACTGGACCTTCGCGGCGGGGCGCTCGACGAGGCCCTCTCCAGGACGCTCCGGCCGGCCGGCTGA
- a CDS encoding glycosyltransferase family 4 protein, protein MVNRKLWFRSRSEPARAAGLGKPPHTFGLEPDDEGDDASSETAAGRRVLFINQYYWPDHASTAQHLTDLAESLAARGFECHVLCSQGRYKPGAPTPPAEEIHNGVHIHRVPATSKGRKSTLSRMTDYLSFYARAAIRAVRLPRFDLVVTLTTPPIIGLVGTILRKMKGSTHVCWSMDLHPDASLALKRMSPKNPIVRSLAWLSDAVLRQADRVVVLGPYMADRILMKKVRPDRIATIPVWSREDEVRPVPHSENSLRKSLGFGDELVCMYSGNMGLAHTFDEFMAAAKTLRDQKDVVFLFVGGGPRLAEVKAAKEQDGLDNVRILDYVPREQLHLSLSTADVHLISMRPEMTGIVVPGKLYGIMSASRPALFVGPAHCESADLIRRSEGGFTVEYGDSEGVVDAIQRLRDDRDLARRMGENGREAFLASHEMGPCCYQWYELLHSLTAPARPAVRQPVTVMMEPAEVG, encoded by the coding sequence ATGGTGAACCGGAAGCTCTGGTTTCGCAGCCGCTCCGAACCGGCGCGGGCGGCGGGGCTGGGAAAGCCCCCTCACACCTTCGGTCTTGAGCCCGACGACGAGGGCGACGACGCCTCCTCCGAGACTGCGGCCGGCCGGCGGGTCCTCTTCATCAACCAGTATTATTGGCCCGACCACGCCTCCACCGCACAGCATTTGACCGACCTTGCAGAGTCGCTGGCTGCGCGCGGGTTCGAGTGCCACGTCCTCTGCTCGCAGGGGCGATACAAGCCGGGCGCTCCCACGCCTCCGGCGGAAGAAATTCACAACGGCGTCCACATCCATCGCGTGCCCGCGACCTCGAAGGGGCGCAAGAGCACGCTGAGCCGGATGACCGACTACTTGAGTTTCTACGCGCGAGCCGCCATCCGAGCGGTTCGGCTCCCTCGGTTCGATCTGGTGGTAACCCTGACGACGCCGCCGATCATCGGCCTCGTCGGGACGATCCTCCGGAAGATGAAGGGCTCGACCCACGTCTGCTGGAGCATGGACCTCCACCCCGACGCCAGCCTCGCACTCAAGCGAATGTCGCCGAAGAACCCGATCGTCCGTTCGCTCGCCTGGCTCAGCGACGCCGTTCTCCGTCAGGCGGACCGCGTGGTCGTTCTGGGCCCGTACATGGCCGACCGGATCTTGATGAAGAAGGTCCGCCCCGATCGCATCGCCACGATCCCCGTCTGGAGCCGCGAGGACGAGGTTCGGCCCGTTCCGCACTCGGAGAACTCGCTGAGGAAGTCGCTGGGCTTCGGCGACGAACTCGTCTGCATGTACTCCGGAAACATGGGCCTGGCCCACACCTTTGACGAGTTCATGGCGGCGGCGAAGACTCTCCGCGACCAGAAGGACGTGGTCTTCTTGTTCGTCGGCGGCGGGCCGAGGCTCGCTGAGGTGAAGGCGGCCAAGGAGCAGGACGGCCTCGACAACGTCCGGATCCTCGACTACGTCCCTCGCGAACAGCTTCATCTGTCGCTCTCGACGGCCGACGTCCACCTGATCTCCATGCGACCCGAGATGACCGGGATCGTGGTGCCGGGGAAGCTCTACGGCATCATGTCGGCCTCGCGGCCGGCCCTGTTCGTCGGCCCCGCGCATTGCGAGTCAGCGGACCTGATCCGACGCTCGGAGGGGGGCTTCACCGTCGAGTACGGCGACTCCGAGGGGGTCGTCGATGCGATCCAACGACTTCGCGACGATCGCGACCTGGCCCGGCGGATGGGCGAGAACGGCCGAGAGGCGTTTCTGGCCTCGCACGAGATGGGGCCTTGCTGCTACCAATGGTATGAACTGCTTCACAGCCTGACCGCCCCGGCTCGTCCGGCGGTCCGGCAGCCGGTGACCGTGATGATGGAGCCGGCGGAAGTCGGCTGA
- a CDS encoding FHA domain-containing protein has translation MGPSREIYGTLVPVGGGDPIPLIKTQLLVGRRPSCDIRLEFENVSGKHATLTLMNGLWHVKDMGSTNGTHVNGARLSSPHTVLPEDELGFADHLYTIDYTPSGPESLVSGHQTLEEEVHDERRRHHSLMELAGLDTDGKAISEPRPHSAPKVIERLSADEAEFEDAVPKHFKPKPAQKPNKKAEEDDFLKLIEDEVVKKPE, from the coding sequence ATGGGACCCTCTCGCGAGATCTATGGGACCTTGGTCCCCGTCGGCGGTGGTGACCCGATCCCGCTGATCAAGACCCAGTTGCTCGTCGGCCGGAGGCCTTCGTGCGACATCCGCCTGGAGTTCGAGAACGTCTCGGGCAAGCATGCGACCTTGACCCTCATGAACGGGCTCTGGCACGTCAAGGACATGGGGAGCACCAACGGCACCCATGTCAACGGAGCCCGATTGAGCAGCCCGCATACGGTCCTTCCCGAAGACGAACTCGGGTTCGCCGATCACCTGTACACGATTGATTACACGCCCAGCGGCCCAGAGTCGCTTGTCAGCGGCCATCAAACGCTGGAAGAGGAGGTGCACGACGAACGCAGGCGGCACCACTCGCTGATGGAGCTGGCGGGGCTCGACACCGACGGCAAGGCAATCTCAGAGCCCAGGCCGCACTCGGCGCCCAAGGTCATCGAACGCCTCTCCGCCGACGAGGCCGAGTTCGAAGACGCGGTCCCCAAGCACTTCAAGCCCAAACCCGCGCAAAAGCCGAACAAGAAGGCGGAAGAGGACGACTTCCTCAAGCTGATTGAGGACGAAGTCGTGAAGAAGCCGGAATGA
- a CDS encoding NAD-dependent epimerase/dehydratase family protein: MRILVTGGAGYVGSTLVPMLLEQGHRVRVLDNLKFSGQGLLPCCQHRYFELQQGDVCDPNAVKKAVEDVDAIIHLAAIVGYPACKKEPQLAREINVEGTRNLLAARSKDTRFLFASTGSIYGSIPDYICNEDTPRAPITLYGETKAEAEQMVLDSGNGIAYRFATAFGVSNRMRLDLMPNDFTYQAVKNRNLIVYEGGFKRTFVHVRDMGRSFMFALERWDDVKDDVYNVGHESMNFTKEDVARKILEHTDFYLHFAEVGSDADQRNYEVSYEKIRAKGFETTIDLDRGIAELVRAAKLISFQNPFANV; the protein is encoded by the coding sequence ATGCGTATCCTCGTCACCGGCGGAGCCGGCTACGTCGGCTCCACGTTGGTCCCGATGCTGCTCGAGCAGGGCCACCGCGTCCGAGTCCTCGACAACCTCAAGTTCTCCGGCCAGGGCCTGCTCCCTTGCTGCCAGCATCGCTACTTCGAGCTTCAGCAGGGCGACGTCTGCGACCCCAACGCGGTCAAGAAGGCCGTTGAAGACGTCGACGCGATCATCCACCTGGCGGCGATCGTCGGCTACCCGGCGTGCAAGAAGGAGCCGCAGCTCGCCCGCGAGATCAACGTCGAGGGGACGCGCAACCTGCTGGCCGCCCGGTCCAAGGACACCCGCTTCCTGTTCGCGTCGACGGGCTCGATCTACGGCTCGATCCCCGATTACATCTGCAACGAAGACACCCCCCGCGCCCCGATCACGCTCTACGGCGAGACCAAGGCCGAGGCCGAGCAGATGGTCCTGGATTCCGGCAACGGCATCGCTTATCGGTTCGCCACCGCCTTCGGCGTCAGCAACCGGATGCGACTCGACCTGATGCCGAACGACTTCACCTACCAGGCCGTGAAGAACCGCAACCTCATCGTCTATGAGGGCGGCTTCAAGCGGACCTTCGTCCACGTTCGCGACATGGGCCGCTCGTTCATGTTCGCCCTGGAGCGCTGGGACGACGTGAAGGACGACGTCTACAACGTCGGCCACGAGAGCATGAACTTCACCAAGGAAGACGTGGCCAGGAAGATCCTGGAGCACACGGACTTCTACCTCCACTTCGCCGAAGTCGGCAGCGACGCCGACCAGCGCAACTACGAGGTCTCCTACGAGAAGATCCGCGCCAAGGGGTTCGAGACCACCATCGACCTCGACCGCGGCATCGCCGAGCTGGTCCGCGCGGCCAAGCTCATCTCGTTCCAGAACCCGTTCGCGAACGTCTGA